Proteins from one Prevotella sp. E2-28 genomic window:
- a CDS encoding OmpH family outer membrane protein — translation MKRILLVIFACIALTAQAQVSDSAQVVKFGYLSYESVLKTMPEYGAVMMRMDSLRSAFNAEMQRVENEFNRKYEDFLEGQKDFPRTILLKRQTELQEMMQKNLSFKQQLQKELTDTEAQLMAPLRIHLNEVIATIAREQKLALVINTDANACPFIEPMLGVDLNSAVITKLGK, via the coding sequence ATGAAAAGAATTCTTTTAGTGATATTCGCCTGTATCGCATTGACAGCGCAGGCACAGGTGTCAGATAGCGCACAGGTCGTCAAGTTTGGATATCTGAGTTATGAATCCGTACTGAAGACGATGCCCGAGTATGGTGCTGTGATGATGCGTATGGATTCATTGCGCAGTGCATTCAATGCGGAGATGCAGCGCGTGGAGAATGAGTTCAATCGTAAATACGAGGACTTCTTGGAAGGTCAGAAGGACTTTCCACGTACTATCCTTCTGAAGCGTCAGACAGAACTTCAGGAGATGATGCAGAAGAATCTTTCTTTCAAGCAGCAGTTGCAGAAAGAACTGACAGATACTGAGGCCCAATTGATGGCTCCGTTGCGCATCCATCTGAATGAGGTCATCGCTACTATCGCCCGCGAGCAGAAGTTGGCACTGGTTATTAATACCGACGCTAATGCCTGTCCGTTTATTGAGCCTATGCTGGGCGTTGATTTGAATAGTGCCGTTATCACAAAACTGGGAAAATGA
- the murI gene encoding glutamate racemase — MKLSQVPGPIGVFDSGYGGLTILHGIRQLLPEYDYLYLGDNARAPYGPRSFEVVYEFTRQAVLRLFEMGCHLVILGCNTASAKALRTIQQVDLPKWDPDRRVLGVIRPTAEVIGELTKSRHIGVLATEGTIKSESYNLEIQKLHPDIQVSGVPCPFWVPLVEYNEADSPGADYFVKKCIDQAMHQDPLIDTLILGCTHYPLLMPKILKYLPAGVRVVPQGEYVAESLKAYLQRHPQMEQHCSKGGTAHYLTTENPEKFKDQALIFLHEPVEVDKITLV, encoded by the coding sequence ATGAAACTTTCGCAGGTCCCTGGTCCCATAGGTGTCTTTGACAGTGGTTATGGCGGACTGACCATCCTTCATGGCATCCGTCAGTTGTTACCTGAATACGATTATCTGTATCTGGGTGATAATGCGCGTGCCCCTTACGGACCTCGTTCCTTCGAAGTTGTCTATGAGTTTACCCGTCAGGCTGTGTTGCGACTGTTTGAGATGGGATGCCATTTGGTTATCCTCGGATGTAATACGGCCTCGGCTAAGGCCTTGCGCACCATTCAGCAGGTCGATCTGCCCAAATGGGATCCTGATCGCCGTGTGCTGGGTGTTATCCGTCCTACGGCAGAGGTGATTGGCGAGCTAACTAAGAGCCGTCATATAGGTGTGCTGGCTACTGAGGGTACCATCAAGAGTGAAAGTTATAATCTTGAGATTCAGAAACTGCATCCCGATATTCAGGTGTCGGGTGTGCCTTGTCCTTTCTGGGTGCCGTTAGTGGAATATAACGAGGCAGATTCTCCTGGTGCTGACTATTTTGTCAAGAAGTGTATAGATCAGGCTATGCATCAAGACCCATTGATTGACACACTCATACTGGGCTGTACCCATTATCCGCTTCTCATGCCGAAAATCTTGAAGTATCTGCCTGCAGGTGTAAGGGTAGTGCCTCAAGGTGAATACGTAGCTGAGAGCCTGAAAGCATATCTTCAGCGCCATCCGCAGATGGAACAGCATTGCTCAAAAGGCGGCACAGCCCATTATCTCACTACCGAGAATCCTGAGAAGTTCAAAGACCAGGCTCTGATATTCTTACATGAGCCTGTAGAGGTAGATAAGATTACCTTAGTTTAG
- a CDS encoding FtsX-like permease family protein, whose protein sequence is MNFPFYIARRYLFSKKSTNVINIISGISVLGVAVATMAMVVTLSVFNGFSDLVASFFTAFDPQLKIVPVEGKTTPADDPALLKIKTLDEVAVATECVEDQAMAVYNGRQAMIHVKGVEDNFEQLTHIRKILYGDGTFELHAADMHYGIPGIQLSEKLGLGVNYLQPLQIFAPRREGQLDMSDPADGFVQDELYSPGVVFEVQQAKYDRDYLLTSIGFARRIFDQQGMISSLELRLKQGSDFEATKEKIKQIAGEKYQVMDRYEQQDETFRIMKIEKLIAYIFLTFILMVACFNIIGSLSMLIIDKKDDVVTLRNLGATDRQITQIFLFEGRIISAIGAVIGIIIGLLLCWLQQTFGLISLGSSEGAFVINAYPVSVHPWDIIIIFITVLAVGFLSVWYPVHYFSKRLLN, encoded by the coding sequence AGCCACGATGGCTATGGTAGTAACCTTGAGCGTGTTTAATGGTTTCAGCGACTTAGTAGCTTCATTTTTCACGGCTTTCGACCCCCAACTGAAGATTGTACCCGTAGAGGGAAAGACCACACCTGCAGATGACCCTGCACTACTAAAGATAAAGACTTTAGACGAGGTTGCAGTGGCAACGGAATGTGTGGAAGATCAGGCTATGGCTGTCTATAATGGTCGTCAGGCCATGATTCACGTTAAGGGTGTAGAGGATAATTTTGAGCAGTTGACCCACATCCGTAAGATTCTTTATGGCGACGGCACCTTTGAACTACATGCAGCCGACATGCATTACGGCATCCCTGGTATTCAATTGTCAGAGAAACTGGGGCTGGGAGTGAATTACCTCCAACCACTACAAATCTTTGCTCCCCGCCGCGAGGGGCAACTGGACATGAGCGACCCTGCTGACGGTTTCGTTCAGGATGAGCTCTATTCGCCAGGCGTGGTGTTCGAGGTTCAACAGGCAAAATACGACCGCGACTATCTACTCACCAGTATTGGCTTTGCCCGTCGTATTTTCGACCAGCAAGGTATGATTTCTTCCCTTGAACTGCGACTGAAACAGGGTAGTGACTTTGAGGCAACAAAAGAAAAGATTAAACAAATTGCAGGTGAGAAATATCAGGTAATGGATCGCTATGAGCAGCAGGACGAAACCTTCCGCATCATGAAGATAGAAAAGCTCATCGCCTATATCTTCCTGACATTCATTCTGATGGTAGCCTGCTTTAATATTATCGGCTCACTCTCCATGCTGATTATTGACAAGAAAGATGATGTGGTGACGCTACGTAATCTAGGTGCTACCGATCGTCAGATAACGCAGATTTTCCTGTTCGAAGGTCGTATCATCTCTGCTATTGGTGCTGTGATAGGCATCATTATTGGTCTGTTGCTCTGTTGGCTTCAGCAGACCTTTGGCCTTATCTCACTGGGCAGCAGCGAAGGTGCCTTCGTTATCAATGCTTATCCCGTCAGCGTACACCCATGGGATATCATCATCATCTTTATTACGGTATTAGCTGTAGGATTCCTCAGCGTTTGGTATCCAGTACATTACTTCTCCAAACGCCTACTAAACTAA